In the genome of Massilia sp. PAMC28688, one region contains:
- a CDS encoding branched-chain amino acid ABC transporter permease, with protein sequence MLTRLLSGDSPRSRSLSIVLLLIFLGLALAPFITTGARPINTAATICIYIVLVASYDLLLGYTGIVSFAHTMFFGIGAYGVGLGLASVEEPTWTALFSGLLIAIAVALVLALVVGLFALRVRAIFYSMITLAVASSFAVLASQLSDFTGGEDGKTFSVPELLSPGFTLMEGEWFGRALDGKLLTYYIVFAGCLLLFLFLLRLVNSPFGRVLQAIRENEFRAEALGYRTVLYRIWANCLAALVACLAGALMALWLRYVGPKTMLGFEVMTDILLIVVIGGMGTMYGSVIGATLFIIAQNYLKSLMAQGSSALEGVPVLAQALHPDRWMLWLGVLFVLSIYFFPLGIVGKLRMLKLRRTQATGA encoded by the coding sequence ATGCTCACCCGCCTCCTCTCCGGCGATTCGCCGCGCAGCCGCAGCCTGTCGATCGTCCTGCTGCTGATTTTCCTTGGCCTGGCACTGGCGCCGTTCATCACCACCGGCGCGCGGCCGATCAATACCGCCGCCACCATCTGCATCTATATCGTGCTGGTGGCGTCCTATGACCTGCTGCTCGGTTATACCGGCATCGTCTCGTTCGCCCACACCATGTTCTTCGGCATCGGCGCCTATGGCGTGGGCCTGGGACTGGCCAGCGTGGAGGAGCCGACATGGACTGCATTGTTTTCGGGCCTCCTGATTGCCATTGCCGTGGCGCTGGTGCTGGCACTGGTGGTGGGCCTGTTCGCCCTGCGCGTGCGCGCCATTTTTTACTCCATGATCACGCTGGCAGTGGCGTCCTCGTTCGCCGTGCTCGCGTCGCAGCTGTCCGATTTCACCGGCGGCGAGGATGGCAAGACCTTCAGCGTGCCGGAGCTGCTCTCGCCCGGCTTCACGCTGATGGAAGGCGAGTGGTTTGGCCGCGCGCTCGACGGCAAGCTGCTCACCTACTACATCGTCTTCGCCGGCTGCCTGCTGCTGTTCCTGTTCCTGCTACGGCTGGTCAATTCGCCCTTTGGGCGTGTGCTGCAGGCCATCCGCGAAAATGAATTCCGGGCCGAGGCGCTGGGCTACCGCACGGTGTTGTACCGCATCTGGGCCAACTGCCTGGCCGCGCTGGTGGCCTGCCTGGCAGGTGCGCTGATGGCACTGTGGCTGCGCTACGTGGGCCCCAAGACCATGCTCGGCTTCGAAGTGATGACCGACATCCTGCTCATTGTCGTCATCGGGGGCATGGGCACCATGTATGGTTCGGTGATCGGCGCCACGCTCTTCATCATCGCCCAGAATTACCTCAAGTCGCTCATGGCCCAGGGCTCCAGCGCGCTCGAAGGCGTGCCGGTGCTGGCCCAGGCGCTGCATCCGGATCGGTGGATGCTGTGGCTTGGCGTGCTGTTTGTACTGTCGATTTACTTCTTCCCGCTGGGGATCGTCGGCAAACTGCGCATGCTGAAACTGCGCCGAACGCAGGCCACGGGCGCCTGA